The proteins below come from a single Beutenbergia cavernae DSM 12333 genomic window:
- the glgC gene encoding glucose-1-phosphate adenylyltransferase → MAAPRVLAIVLAGGEGKRLMPLTADRAKPAVPFGGIYRLIDFALSNIVNSRYLRIVVLTQYKSHSLDRHIAKTWRMSHLLGNYVAPVPAQQRVGKNWYLGSADAIYQSLNLLDDEKPDIVVVVGADHVYRMDFSQMVDAHIASGAPLTVAGIRQPIELADQFGVIEADPDDPRRIKAFLEKPTDPVGLADSPREVLASMGNYVFDAEALVEAVRTDSQDPASRHDMGGDIVPSFVERGQAALYDFIENDVPGSSERDRDYWRDVGTLDAYYDANRDLIAVVPVFNLYNDDWPVFTGYTGLPPAKFVHSSPERIGLAVDSIISPGVVVSGGEVHGSILSPGTRVNSWSSVRDSVLLDSVTIARRAQVNRAILDKFVVIEEGATVGLNRELDLERGFTVTPSGITVVPKGTRIGVDAVTPYSLGV, encoded by the coding sequence ATGGCAGCACCTCGGGTCCTCGCGATCGTCCTGGCCGGTGGCGAGGGCAAGCGGCTCATGCCTCTGACGGCGGATCGTGCCAAGCCCGCCGTCCCGTTCGGCGGGATCTACCGCCTCATCGACTTCGCGCTCTCGAACATCGTGAACTCGCGGTACCTGCGCATCGTCGTGCTCACGCAGTACAAGTCGCACAGCCTCGACCGCCACATCGCGAAGACGTGGCGGATGTCGCACCTGCTCGGCAACTACGTCGCGCCGGTCCCCGCGCAGCAGCGGGTCGGGAAGAACTGGTACCTCGGCAGCGCCGACGCGATCTACCAGAGCCTCAACCTGCTCGACGACGAGAAGCCGGACATCGTCGTCGTCGTCGGCGCCGACCACGTGTACCGCATGGACTTCTCGCAGATGGTGGACGCGCACATCGCGTCCGGGGCGCCGCTCACCGTCGCCGGGATCCGGCAGCCGATCGAGCTCGCCGACCAGTTCGGGGTGATCGAGGCGGATCCCGACGACCCGCGCCGCATCAAGGCCTTCCTCGAGAAGCCGACCGACCCGGTGGGCCTGGCCGACTCCCCGCGCGAGGTGCTCGCCTCGATGGGCAACTACGTGTTCGACGCCGAGGCGCTCGTGGAGGCGGTGCGGACCGACTCGCAGGACCCGGCCTCGCGGCACGACATGGGCGGCGACATCGTGCCGTCGTTCGTCGAGCGCGGGCAGGCGGCCCTGTACGACTTCATCGAGAACGACGTCCCCGGCTCCAGCGAGCGCGACCGCGACTACTGGCGCGACGTCGGGACGCTCGACGCGTACTACGACGCGAACCGGGACCTCATCGCCGTCGTGCCCGTGTTCAACCTGTACAACGACGACTGGCCGGTCTTCACGGGGTACACCGGGCTGCCGCCGGCGAAGTTCGTGCACTCCTCGCCGGAGCGGATCGGGCTCGCCGTCGACTCGATCATCTCGCCCGGGGTGGTCGTCTCCGGCGGTGAGGTCCACGGCTCGATCCTGTCGCCCGGCACGCGCGTCAACTCGTGGTCGAGCGTGCGCGACTCCGTGCTGCTCGACAGCGTGACGATCGCCAGGCGGGCCCAGGTGAACCGCGCGATCCTCGACAAGTTCGTGGTCATCGAGGAGGGCGCGACGGTGGGGCTCAACCGGGAGCTCGACCTCGAACGCGGGTTCACGGTGACGCCGTCGGGCATCACCGTGGTGCCGAAGGGGACGCGGATCGGCGTCGACGCCGTGACGCCGTACTCTCTCGGGGTGTGA
- the fabG gene encoding 3-oxoacyl-ACP reductase FabG, whose amino-acid sequence MSTPTADAQPRTVLVTGATRGIGRTIAERFVAAGDRVATLTRASATDLPDGVVGVPGDVTDSAAVDAAFSTIEADLGPVEVLVANAGITRDTLLMRMSDDDFAAVLDVNLTGAFRCARRASKGMIRLRRGRMIFISSVIGLYGGPGQVNYAASKAGLVGVARSITRELGGRGITANVVAPGFITTAMTDALPEAQQEQYLGAIPAGRFGSTHDVAGVVEFLASPAASYVSGAVIPVDGGLGMGH is encoded by the coding sequence GTGTCCACGCCGACTGCCGACGCCCAGCCCCGCACCGTCCTCGTCACCGGAGCGACCCGTGGCATCGGTCGCACGATCGCCGAGCGGTTCGTCGCAGCGGGGGACCGGGTCGCGACGCTGACCCGCGCGTCCGCGACCGACCTGCCCGACGGCGTCGTCGGCGTCCCAGGCGACGTGACCGACTCGGCGGCCGTGGACGCCGCGTTCTCCACCATCGAGGCGGACCTCGGCCCGGTCGAGGTCCTCGTCGCGAACGCGGGCATCACCCGCGACACGCTGCTCATGCGGATGAGCGACGACGACTTCGCCGCCGTCCTGGACGTCAACCTCACGGGGGCGTTCCGCTGCGCCCGCCGCGCCAGCAAGGGCATGATCCGCCTGCGCCGCGGCCGCATGATCTTCATCTCGTCCGTCATCGGGCTCTACGGCGGTCCCGGCCAGGTCAACTACGCGGCGAGCAAGGCCGGCCTGGTCGGCGTCGCCCGTTCGATCACCCGCGAGCTCGGCGGGCGAGGGATCACGGCGAACGTCGTCGCCCCCGGGTTCATCACGACCGCCATGACCGACGCGCTGCCCGAGGCACAGCAGGAGCAGTACCTCGGCGCCATCCCCGCCGGTAGGTTTGGGAGCACGCATGACGTCGCGGGCGTCGTCGAGTTCCTCGCGTCGCCCGCCGCGTCGTACGTCTCCGGGGCAGTGATCCCCGTCGACGGCGGCCTCGGCATGGGCCACTGA
- a CDS encoding TetR/AcrR family transcriptional regulator, producing the protein MPRASRAESERTRARIVDVARTAFTAHGYQGVGLERIARDAGVTRGAVYHHFADKEALFAAVLDGVQASVAERIVAATADVSDPRRSLEIGSRAFLEACLADANRRILLVDAVAVLGWDVWREHDARHGGRTLTHVLGQLADADRLRGLDPAAAAVLLSGAMNEAAVWAATAGGDLEAAWAVLERLIDAVAE; encoded by the coding sequence ATGCCACGGGCGAGCAGGGCGGAGAGCGAGCGGACGCGCGCGCGGATCGTCGACGTCGCGCGCACCGCGTTCACCGCTCACGGCTACCAGGGCGTCGGGCTCGAGCGGATCGCCAGGGACGCGGGCGTGACACGCGGCGCCGTCTACCACCACTTCGCGGACAAGGAGGCGCTGTTCGCCGCCGTGCTCGACGGCGTCCAGGCGTCGGTGGCCGAGCGCATCGTCGCGGCGACGGCGGACGTGAGCGACCCGCGCCGATCGCTCGAGATCGGCAGCCGCGCGTTCCTCGAGGCGTGTCTCGCGGACGCGAACCGCCGGATCCTGCTGGTCGACGCCGTCGCCGTCCTCGGCTGGGACGTGTGGCGCGAGCACGACGCGCGGCACGGCGGGCGCACGCTCACCCACGTGCTGGGGCAGCTCGCCGACGCGGACCGGCTCCGCGGGCTCGATCCGGCAGCCGCGGCCGTGCTCCTGTCCGGGGCGATGAACGAGGCAGCCGTGTGGGCCGCCACGGCGGGCGGCGACCTGGAGGCGGCGTGGGCCGTGCTCGAGCGGCTCATCGACGCCGTCGCCGAGTGA
- a CDS encoding SixA phosphatase family protein, which translates to MAARLDDAAPRRLLLLRHAKAEPASAPGYEDHTRPLALRGRRQSAAVGEWLGGSAGVAVDVAYVSSALRTVQTWELLAARLSEPAGAVLVTEDLYDAGARDVLDLLSRTPADARTVLVVGHEPVMSSLAALLAGPGSDDDAVAQVRSGIPTAATCVLDVPGEWAALDRAGATLAEVVRAVED; encoded by the coding sequence GTGGCCGCCAGGCTCGACGACGCCGCGCCCCGCCGTCTGCTGCTCCTGCGGCACGCGAAGGCGGAGCCGGCCTCGGCGCCCGGTTACGAGGACCACACCCGGCCGCTCGCCCTGCGCGGTCGGCGTCAGTCAGCGGCCGTGGGCGAGTGGCTCGGCGGCAGCGCCGGCGTCGCCGTCGACGTGGCCTACGTGTCGTCCGCGCTGCGCACCGTCCAGACGTGGGAGCTGCTCGCGGCCCGGCTGAGCGAGCCGGCCGGCGCCGTCCTCGTGACGGAGGATCTGTACGACGCGGGTGCGCGCGACGTCCTGGACCTGCTGTCACGGACACCCGCCGACGCGCGCACGGTGCTCGTCGTCGGCCACGAGCCGGTCATGTCGTCCCTCGCCGCGCTCCTGGCCGGCCCCGGATCGGACGACGACGCCGTGGCACAGGTGCGGTCGGGGATCCCGACGGCGGCCACGTGCGTGCTCGACGTCCCGGGGGAGTGGGCGGCGCTCGACCGCGCCGGTGCCACGCTCGCCGAGGTCGTCCGCGCCGTCGAGGACTGA
- a CDS encoding TrmH family RNA methyltransferase — protein sequence MARSPAGTTTQRVSSRNATFQQWQALLTNRTKRHRAGALLVSGVRPLTVAVESGHVVREWLHGETGSLSAWARDLVAHAPAQRFVVADELRHELGGKEQGTPELLAVVEMADGDIRRLDAAADFLGVLLDRPSSPGNVGTIIRSVDALGGHAVVVTGHATDPYDPQAVRASTGSVFGVPIVSAAAPREVLEWVDGVRRAGVPLRLVATDERAERDVWDHDLTGPVLLLTGNETTGLSQAWRDAADDVVRIPMAGSASSLNAASATTAILYEAARQRLRGRG from the coding sequence ATGGCCAGGTCTCCAGCGGGGACGACGACGCAGCGCGTCTCCAGTCGCAACGCCACCTTCCAGCAGTGGCAGGCGCTGCTCACGAACCGCACGAAACGGCACCGCGCGGGCGCGCTCCTCGTGTCCGGCGTCCGGCCGCTGACGGTCGCCGTCGAGAGCGGGCACGTGGTGCGGGAGTGGCTGCACGGCGAGACCGGCTCGCTCTCGGCGTGGGCGCGCGACCTCGTGGCGCACGCGCCGGCGCAGCGGTTCGTCGTCGCCGACGAGCTGCGGCACGAGCTGGGCGGCAAGGAGCAGGGCACGCCGGAGCTGCTCGCCGTCGTCGAGATGGCCGACGGCGACATCCGTCGGCTCGACGCGGCGGCGGACTTCCTCGGGGTGCTGCTGGACCGGCCGTCGTCGCCCGGGAACGTCGGCACGATCATCCGCTCCGTCGACGCGCTCGGCGGCCACGCCGTCGTCGTCACGGGGCACGCGACGGATCCGTACGACCCGCAGGCCGTCCGGGCGAGCACCGGCTCGGTGTTCGGTGTGCCGATCGTGTCGGCCGCGGCGCCGCGCGAGGTGCTGGAGTGGGTCGACGGCGTCCGCCGGGCCGGTGTCCCGCTGCGCCTGGTCGCCACGGACGAACGTGCCGAGCGCGACGTGTGGGACCACGACCTCACCGGACCCGTGCTGCTCCTTACGGGCAACGAGACCACGGGGCTCTCGCAGGCGTGGCGCGACGCGGCCGACGACGTCGTCCGGATCCCGATGGCGGGGTCGGCGAGCTCGCTGAACGCGGCCTCGGCGACCACGGCGATCCTGTACGAGGCGGCGCGGCAGCGCCTCCGCGGTCGGGGCTGA
- the serB gene encoding phosphoserine phosphatase SerB, which translates to MSHPRRLLVLDVDSTLVTCEVVELLAARAGSLAEVAAVTAAAMRGELDFAASLHARVATLAGLPDSVFDEVLAEVRLSPGAADLVAECGRRGWPVALVSGGFREVVEPLAAQLGITRTLANALEVDDAGRLTGKVSGGVVDRAAKERELRAFAAECGVPMADTVAIGDGANDLDMLAAAGLGIAVHAKPLVAAQADLALDSLADVIPAIDARS; encoded by the coding sequence GTGAGCCACCCCCGCCGCCTTCTCGTCCTCGACGTCGACTCGACGCTCGTCACGTGCGAGGTCGTCGAGCTGCTCGCGGCGCGCGCCGGCTCCCTGGCCGAGGTCGCCGCGGTGACGGCGGCGGCGATGCGCGGCGAGCTCGACTTCGCGGCCTCGCTGCACGCACGCGTCGCGACGCTGGCCGGGCTGCCCGACTCCGTGTTCGACGAGGTGCTGGCCGAGGTGCGGCTGTCCCCCGGCGCCGCCGACCTCGTGGCCGAGTGCGGCCGCCGCGGGTGGCCGGTGGCGCTCGTCTCGGGCGGCTTCCGCGAGGTGGTGGAGCCCCTCGCGGCGCAGCTCGGCATCACGCGGACGCTCGCCAACGCGCTCGAGGTGGACGACGCCGGTCGGCTCACCGGGAAGGTGAGCGGCGGCGTCGTCGACCGCGCGGCGAAGGAACGCGAGCTGCGCGCGTTCGCCGCCGAGTGCGGCGTACCGATGGCGGACACGGTGGCGATCGGCGACGGCGCCAACGACCTCGACATGCTGGCCGCCGCCGGGCTCGGGATCGCCGTCCACGCGAAGCCGCTGGTGGCGGCGCAGGCGGACCTCGCGCTCGACTCCCTCGCCGACGTCATCCCGGCGATCGACGCACGGAGCTAG
- the glgA gene encoding glycogen synthase, with product MRVDLLTREYPPHVYGGAGVHVAELARVLAPLLDVRVRAFDGPREADDGGPQVTGYAPLPELAGANAALGTFGVDLAMAADVAGADLVHSHTWYANLAGHLASLLHGVPHVVTAHSLEPLRPWKAEQLGGGYALSSWAERTAYLGAAGVIAVSAGMRADILRSYPDVDPDRVHVVHNGIDLDGWRRPVDADGALTPEARAAAVAHGVDPDAPAVVFVGRITRQKGLPYLLRAARALPPDVQLVLCAGAPDTPEIAAEVSGLVAELARERSGVVWIERMLPREELVAVLAASTVFVCPSIYEPLGIVNLEAMAVGLPVVGSATGGIPEVVDDGVTGLLVPLAQEQDGTGTPLDPERFEADLAAALTALATDRARAAAMGRAARTRVEEHFSWDAVAARTVEVYERVLARA from the coding sequence ATGCGAGTCGACTTGCTCACCAGGGAGTACCCGCCGCACGTCTACGGCGGCGCTGGGGTGCACGTCGCGGAGCTCGCCCGGGTGCTCGCGCCGCTGCTGGACGTGCGCGTGCGCGCCTTCGACGGACCGCGCGAGGCGGACGACGGCGGCCCGCAGGTCACGGGTTACGCGCCCCTTCCGGAGCTGGCCGGTGCGAACGCCGCCCTCGGCACGTTCGGCGTCGACCTGGCGATGGCCGCCGACGTGGCGGGCGCCGACCTCGTGCACTCCCACACCTGGTACGCGAACCTCGCCGGGCATCTGGCGTCGCTGCTGCACGGCGTCCCGCACGTCGTCACGGCGCACAGCCTCGAGCCGCTGCGGCCGTGGAAGGCCGAGCAGCTCGGCGGCGGGTACGCGCTCTCGTCGTGGGCGGAGCGCACGGCGTACCTCGGCGCGGCCGGCGTCATCGCCGTCAGCGCCGGGATGCGTGCCGACATCCTGCGCAGCTACCCGGACGTCGACCCCGACCGGGTGCACGTGGTGCACAACGGGATCGACCTCGACGGGTGGCGCCGGCCGGTCGACGCGGACGGCGCGCTCACGCCCGAGGCGCGGGCCGCCGCCGTCGCTCACGGCGTCGACCCCGACGCGCCGGCGGTGGTGTTCGTCGGCCGGATCACGCGGCAGAAGGGGCTGCCCTACCTGCTGCGCGCCGCCCGCGCCCTGCCGCCCGACGTCCAGCTCGTGCTGTGCGCCGGCGCGCCCGACACCCCGGAGATCGCAGCCGAGGTGAGCGGGCTCGTCGCGGAGCTCGCGCGGGAGCGCTCGGGCGTCGTCTGGATCGAGCGGATGCTGCCGCGCGAGGAGCTCGTGGCCGTGCTCGCGGCGTCCACCGTGTTCGTCTGCCCCTCGATCTACGAGCCGCTCGGCATCGTGAACCTCGAGGCAATGGCGGTGGGCCTGCCGGTCGTCGGCTCGGCCACCGGGGGGATCCCGGAGGTCGTCGACGACGGCGTCACGGGGCTGCTCGTGCCGCTCGCCCAGGAGCAGGACGGGACCGGCACCCCGCTCGACCCCGAGCGGTTCGAGGCGGACCTCGCCGCGGCGCTGACGGCGCTCGCGACCGACCGGGCACGGGCCGCGGCGATGGGCCGCGCGGCGCGCACCCGGGTCGAGGAGCACTTCTCCTGGGACGCCGTCGCCGCCCGCACCGTCGAGGTCTACGAACGGGTGCTGGCGCGCGCCTGA
- the fabI gene encoding enoyl-ACP reductase FabI, whose translation MGLLDGKSLLVTGVLTDASIAFHAARLAQEEGARVVLSSFGRQHRLTELTAKRLPQLAPVVQLDVTNDEDLAALPERVREHTDSLDGVVHSIGFAPQSVMGGNFLAGEWSDVATALEVSAFSLKSLAVAARPLMPSGGSVVGLTFDARFAWPVYDWMGVAKAAFEATSRYLARDLGPDKIRVNVVSAGPLKTTAARSIPGFETMEGGWDDRAPLGWDSADPEPAARAVVALCSDWFPATTGEMLHVDGGVHAMGQ comes from the coding sequence ATGGGTCTTCTCGACGGCAAGTCGCTGCTCGTCACCGGCGTCCTCACCGACGCCTCGATCGCGTTCCACGCCGCACGCCTCGCGCAGGAGGAGGGGGCGCGCGTCGTCCTGTCGTCCTTCGGGCGCCAGCACCGGCTCACGGAGCTGACGGCGAAGCGTCTGCCGCAGCTGGCGCCGGTGGTGCAGCTCGACGTCACGAACGACGAGGACCTGGCCGCACTGCCCGAGCGGGTGCGCGAGCACACCGACTCCCTCGACGGCGTCGTGCACTCGATCGGGTTCGCGCCGCAGTCGGTCATGGGCGGGAACTTCCTCGCCGGTGAGTGGTCCGACGTCGCGACGGCGCTCGAGGTCTCCGCGTTCTCGCTCAAGTCCCTCGCCGTCGCGGCGCGGCCGCTCATGCCGAGCGGGGGGTCCGTGGTCGGGCTCACGTTCGACGCGCGCTTCGCGTGGCCGGTCTACGACTGGATGGGCGTCGCGAAGGCCGCGTTCGAGGCCACCTCCCGCTACCTCGCCCGCGACCTCGGGCCGGACAAGATCCGCGTCAACGTCGTGTCGGCGGGGCCGCTGAAGACGACGGCGGCGCGCTCGATCCCCGGCTTCGAGACGATGGAGGGCGGCTGGGACGATCGCGCGCCGCTCGGCTGGGACTCCGCCGACCCGGAGCCTGCCGCGCGCGCCGTCGTCGCACTGTGCTCCGACTGGTTCCCGGCGACGACGGGCGAGATGCTGCACGTCGACGGCGGCGTGCACGCGATGGGGCAGTAG
- a CDS encoding VOC family protein: protein MKLTSSYPVLMSADVPAAATFFRDTFGFTDRFTSDWYVSLAHGSFELAVLDHRHATIPEGYRDAPAAGVLLNLEVEDVDALYAELAGREGIDVVLPLRSEDFGQRHFIVAGPDRVLVDVITPIPFAGEFAEAPA, encoded by the coding sequence ATGAAGCTCACGAGCAGCTACCCCGTCCTCATGAGTGCGGACGTGCCCGCCGCCGCCACGTTCTTCCGCGACACGTTCGGCTTCACCGACAGGTTCACGTCCGACTGGTACGTGAGCCTGGCCCACGGGAGCTTCGAGCTCGCCGTGCTGGACCACCGCCACGCCACGATCCCCGAGGGGTACCGGGACGCCCCGGCCGCGGGCGTGCTGCTCAACCTCGAGGTCGAGGACGTCGACGCGCTGTACGCGGAGCTCGCCGGGCGCGAGGGGATCGACGTCGTCCTCCCCCTGCGCTCCGAGGACTTCGGGCAGCGTCACTTCATCGTGGCGGGGCCGGACCGGGTGCTCGTCGACGTCATCACACCGATCCCGTTCGCGGGCGAGTTCGCCGAGGCCCCCGCGTGA
- a CDS encoding biotin transporter BioY translates to MTTENFAQPQRLVLGDLLPASRVRDAALVLAGTGVVAALAQVAIPLPFTPVPLTLGTFGALVVGAALGPARAAASLALYMLAGVAGVGWFAGGASGWQFASFGYVLGFLLAGVLVGRLARAGADRKPLATIGAMLLGSVVVYACGVPWLMAFLGVDLPEALRLGVVPFLAGDAIKSVLAAVVLPGTWAVVSRVRRG, encoded by the coding sequence GTGACCACCGAGAACTTCGCCCAGCCCCAGCGCCTCGTGCTCGGGGACCTGCTCCCGGCGAGCCGCGTCCGCGACGCCGCCCTGGTGCTCGCCGGGACTGGCGTCGTCGCCGCGCTCGCGCAGGTGGCGATCCCGCTGCCGTTCACGCCGGTGCCGCTGACGCTCGGCACGTTCGGCGCACTCGTCGTCGGCGCGGCGCTCGGCCCTGCCCGTGCGGCGGCCTCGCTCGCCCTGTACATGCTGGCCGGGGTCGCCGGCGTCGGCTGGTTCGCCGGCGGTGCGAGCGGCTGGCAGTTCGCGTCGTTCGGCTACGTCCTGGGCTTCCTCCTCGCGGGCGTCCTCGTGGGCCGGCTCGCGCGCGCGGGAGCCGACAGGAAGCCGCTCGCCACGATCGGCGCCATGCTGCTCGGCTCGGTGGTCGTGTACGCGTGCGGCGTGCCGTGGCTCATGGCCTTCCTCGGCGTGGACCTGCCCGAGGCGCTGCGCCTCGGCGTCGTGCCGTTCCTCGCCGGAGACGCGATCAAGTCCGTGCTGGCCGCCGTCGTGCTGCCCGGCACCTGGGCCGTCGTCAGCCGCGTACGCCGAGGCTGA
- a CDS encoding DUF3099 domain-containing protein: MSRVPSITSAPRSQTDEQHGRLGRYMLSMGIRTACFLLAIVTEGWLRWTFAAAAIVLPYIAVVFANAGRERGTGGVDDAVDHPELTAGPEPRPLTPPTEEGPR, encoded by the coding sequence GTGAGCCGCGTTCCCTCGATCACGTCCGCGCCGCGCTCGCAGACAGACGAGCAGCACGGCCGACTCGGGCGCTACATGCTGTCGATGGGGATCCGCACGGCCTGCTTCCTGCTGGCGATCGTCACCGAGGGCTGGCTGCGCTGGACGTTCGCGGCCGCGGCGATCGTGCTCCCGTACATCGCCGTCGTGTTCGCGAACGCGGGTCGGGAGCGCGGGACGGGCGGTGTCGACGACGCCGTCGACCACCCCGAGCTCACGGCGGGACCGGAGCCCCGGCCACTCACGCCGCCGACCGAGGAGGGACCACGGTGA
- a CDS encoding SURF1 family protein: protein MSATAPDRTASRTLGMALLVVCVSVACVALGYWQWTRHQDRAAAVAVVERNYDADPVALADVVPPGSLERDGEQLDAADAWTPVSVRGEFVPGSDVLLRNRPVDGVAAMHGLALFRTDDAAPRLLLVDRGWVPAGEEDSDRALEALALPDGPVELVVRLRPAEPDADRPAPEGYVYTATPALVADVTGILAGSDSDGATEAAFDTTLIQGTYGALASQEPAPEHALGRLAAADTDLGSHLSYAFQWWVFALGAPVAALVLARRNRTLAAEDADGRSAVAPDPRRRRTLEEEEDALLDAQERSSRR from the coding sequence GTGAGCGCCACCGCCCCCGACCGCACCGCGTCACGCACGCTGGGCATGGCCCTGCTGGTGGTGTGCGTCTCCGTGGCGTGCGTCGCCCTCGGCTACTGGCAGTGGACCCGGCACCAGGACCGGGCCGCCGCCGTCGCCGTCGTGGAGCGCAACTACGACGCCGACCCCGTGGCCCTCGCGGACGTCGTGCCGCCCGGTTCGCTGGAGCGCGACGGCGAGCAGCTCGACGCGGCGGACGCGTGGACCCCGGTGAGCGTGCGCGGCGAGTTCGTCCCCGGCTCCGACGTCCTGCTCCGCAACCGCCCCGTCGACGGCGTCGCGGCGATGCACGGCCTGGCGCTGTTCCGCACCGACGATGCCGCCCCTCGGCTCCTGCTCGTCGACCGCGGCTGGGTGCCGGCGGGCGAGGAAGACTCCGACCGGGCGCTCGAGGCCCTGGCGCTCCCGGACGGACCGGTCGAGCTCGTGGTCCGGCTGCGTCCCGCGGAGCCCGACGCCGACCGCCCAGCCCCCGAGGGCTACGTGTACACCGCCACCCCGGCCCTCGTGGCGGACGTCACCGGCATCCTGGCGGGGAGCGACTCGGACGGCGCGACCGAGGCCGCCTTCGACACGACGCTCATCCAGGGGACGTACGGGGCGCTCGCCTCCCAGGAGCCGGCGCCGGAGCACGCGCTCGGGCGTCTTGCGGCGGCGGACACCGACCTCGGGTCGCACCTGTCGTACGCATTCCAGTGGTGGGTGTTCGCGCTCGGGGCGCCGGTCGCCGCGCTCGTGCTCGCCCGCCGGAACCGCACCCTGGCGGCCGAGGACGCCGACGGCCGCTCCGCCGTCGCCCCCGATCCCCGACGGCGCCGCACCCTCGAGGAGGAGGAGGACGCGCTCCTCGACGCGCAGGAGCGCAGCAGCCGTCGCTGA
- a CDS encoding ABC-F family ATP-binding cassette domain-containing protein, which produces MITASSLEIRIGARTLLADASFRIDGGDRIGLVGRNGAGKTTLTKILAGEGQPTAGTISRGGDVGYLPQDPRTGDLEVLARDRVLSARGLDEVMRRMRRAEETMATGDADARERAMERYGRIEADFLAKGGWAAESEAARITSNLGLPTRVLDQQLRTLSGGQRRRVELARILFSGAQTLLLDEPTNHLDADSIVWLRDYLMAYAGGFVVISHDVDLLRASVNKVFHLDANRAQLDVYNLGWDAYLLQRETDEKRRRRERANAEKKASALIAQADKMRAKATKAVAAQNMARRAERMLAGLDEVRRSDRVAKLRFPDPAPCGRTPLTARDLSKSYGSQEVFTGVDLAIDRGSKVVVLGLNGAGKTTLLRILGGVEAPDTGMVVPGHGLKVGYYAQEHETLDVAATVVENLRRAAPDLTDTQVRSVLGSFLFSGDDADKPARVLSGGEKTRLALAVLVVSSANVLLLDEPTNNLDPASRAEILGALRTFTGAVVLVTHDEGAVEALEPERVLLLPDGDEDLWSPEYQELVALA; this is translated from the coding sequence GTGATCACCGCCTCCTCCCTCGAGATCCGCATCGGCGCGCGCACGCTGCTCGCGGACGCGAGCTTCCGCATCGACGGCGGTGACCGGATCGGTCTCGTCGGACGCAACGGCGCCGGCAAGACGACGCTGACGAAGATCCTCGCCGGAGAGGGCCAACCGACGGCCGGCACGATCAGCCGCGGCGGCGACGTCGGCTACCTCCCGCAGGACCCGCGCACCGGCGACCTCGAGGTCCTCGCCCGCGACCGCGTGCTGTCGGCACGCGGTCTCGACGAGGTGATGCGCCGGATGCGCCGCGCCGAGGAGACGATGGCGACCGGCGACGCCGACGCGCGCGAGCGCGCCATGGAGCGCTACGGCCGCATCGAGGCCGACTTCCTCGCGAAGGGCGGCTGGGCGGCGGAGAGCGAGGCTGCGCGGATCACGAGCAACCTCGGGCTCCCGACGCGGGTGCTCGACCAGCAGCTGCGTACGCTCTCCGGCGGTCAGCGGCGACGCGTGGAGCTCGCGCGCATCCTGTTCTCCGGCGCGCAGACGCTCCTGCTCGACGAGCCGACGAACCACCTCGACGCCGACTCGATCGTGTGGCTGCGGGACTACCTCATGGCCTACGCCGGTGGGTTCGTGGTCATCTCCCACGACGTCGACCTGCTGCGCGCGAGCGTGAACAAGGTGTTCCACCTCGACGCGAACCGGGCGCAGCTCGACGTGTACAACCTCGGCTGGGACGCCTACCTGCTGCAACGTGAGACGGACGAGAAGCGCCGTCGCCGGGAACGTGCGAATGCCGAGAAGAAGGCGTCCGCGCTCATCGCCCAGGCCGACAAGATGCGCGCCAAGGCCACCAAGGCCGTGGCGGCACAGAACATGGCCCGGCGCGCGGAGCGCATGCTCGCGGGCCTCGACGAGGTCCGCCGCTCGGACCGGGTCGCGAAGCTGCGGTTCCCGGACCCGGCGCCGTGCGGGCGCACGCCGCTGACGGCGCGCGACCTCTCGAAGAGCTACGGCTCCCAGGAGGTCTTCACCGGCGTCGACCTCGCCATCGACCGCGGGAGCAAGGTCGTCGTCCTCGGCCTCAACGGCGCGGGCAAGACCACGCTGCTGCGCATCCTCGGCGGTGTCGAGGCGCCGGACACCGGCATGGTGGTGCCCGGGCACGGGCTGAAGGTCGGCTACTACGCCCAGGAGCACGAGACGCTCGACGTCGCCGCGACGGTCGTCGAGAACCTTCGCCGGGCCGCCCCGGACCTCACGGACACGCAGGTCCGCAGCGTGCTCGGCTCGTTCCTGTTCTCCGGGGACGACGCCGACAAGCCCGCCCGCGTGCTGTCCGGCGGTGAGAAGACGCGGCTCGCGCTCGCCGTCCTCGTCGTCTCGAGCGCGAACGTGCTGCTGCTCGACGAGCCGACGAACAACCTCGACCCGGCCAGCCGCGCGGAGATCCTCGGCGCGCTGCGCACGTTCACGGGCGCCGTCGTCCTCGTGACGCACGACGAGGGCGCGGTCGAGGCGCTCGAGCCGGAGCGCGTGCTCCTCCTGCCCGACGGCGACGAGGACCTGTGGAGCCCGGAGTACCAGGAGCTCGTGGCCCTCGCCTGA